GAACGTCAAAGCGGTGTTACCTCTTTTGAGGGCCACTAGGTAAGTGACGTCCTAATTTGAtagtttcccccccgcttgGTTGAAAAATGCTCCAATGTTACACTCACACACCGGTTAACAACTGCTGAACAAATTTTACAGCACCGCGCGAACCCCACttttgcctgaacaagtcaggtaaaaaaaaaaaaggggtaattTTTGTCGAAATTTACCTGACCGGGTCAGGCAACCACACAAGGTGTACAACTTCACCTCAAGAAGATCCATCATAAAAGGCACAGGTGTTGTCAACCTTTGTAAACATATTCACACGGAGAAATTATTGCCGTGCGCTCAGATGTGTACACCTGCACATCctattttttcgttccccCCGATGTTGTGCCCCTCCGAGGGGGCGTGCACGCGGGGTGGTCAGCCGCGCAAACTCCGCATGTTCCCAGGATGGCGAATTTGCTTAGCGCTCTCAATATGTGGCGAAGCGGAgtcaaaagaaaaattagcaCACCTGCGATTCGTTGCGATTCGTTGCGATTGATCGGCATTGCTCTCACCAGTGCGCGCGGACGGTCGCGTCGTTTGCCCCTCATTTTACAACCGCGCTGTTCTgtgcattttcttcatttaaaaaaaattccggAAGGCGTTTCTCCCTCGCAATTTTGCGAAAGGCGAATTTGTGAAAGGCCAACTTGAAAAGGGCCAACTTGAAAAGGGCCAACTTGAAAAAGGCAACTTTGCTATCGGCAACTTTCTAGCGGTAATTTTGTTGGTGGTAATTTTGCTGgcggtaatttttttccacctccccGTTTGTGGTGACCAGGTGGGGGTTCCTCCGATTCGCCCACTCCGTCACCGCTGCGAGTTGGTTCTTTCAGTGTGGCTCCTTCAAATGGAGAGGAGCCAACATGCGCATGTATAAGCGTgcgtgaaggggaaaaaaaacacatgtgtgtatgcacATCGTTCCAAcgttgccaaaaaaaaaaaaaaaaaaaaggattaccATTTGGGGGCCCATTTGGAGAGAAAACCTAGttaggagtttttttttttttttttttttttccaccccgcATGTTGACATGGCTAGCCGTCTGACGTCCCTCCTGTGCAATGTGGGGAACTTGCCGTGCGACCTTGACTGCTTATCCACTCGGAAATGCGAACATGGAGGGATCAATTTGTGTCACCTCGCATCGATCGGAATGAACAAGGGAAAGACGTTAGACGACTGTTTAACCGCAAGTAGCTCTGACGATAGGTATAACTACCAAGACAGCTCCGACATgaacaaatattattttgatgGGTGCATTAAGAAGGAAGGTTTTGTTTACAAAATAGAGGCGAGCAATCTAAACGCGAGGAACATGTGCCCTGGATTGGCACCAGACAGAGATGACTATCACCCtaacgaggaggaagaaaactcAAGCAATGTTATTGATCTAGATGATGAAGTTCTCATCGGCAACTTCCCCTTTGGTTGTTTAAGAGAAGTTGCACAGGGGTCAATgaacaatttggaaaatggTAACTCCCGCGTCATCATCACGGAGCGCAACTTGATGATCACTCGGAAGGACACAGACTTAACGGGGCATAACGCACGAATCGGGGGGAAACAATCCAGCCACCTGTACAGCGAAATAGTCAAGCCGGATGCGGCTGGGAGTGAGCACTCCGCGGAGGAGGGAGACGAGACGGAGGAGAAGGGAGAAGCCGGGCGTGTAATCTTTCCCCCAAGTTTTGACGCCACAAACGGGGCGCACGACGATATGGACGAGGTGGGCCGCGCGAAAAGATCCACCTCctctggaaaaaaaaaaaggggtaataACCGcgccaagaaaaaaaaggaaagtgaGGAGGGCCGGGGCAAAAACTTGCGCTCCATGTTCGGGTTCTTCGCCAGTGCGGAGCCCGCGGTGTCCAATTCGTCTCGCTCCTGCAGGGGGAAGGTCTCCGACGCGTCCTCCGAGTTCCTGTCCGTGATTAGCGGCGTCAAGTCGAACGCCTGATTGGGGGAGGTGCGCGGAGTGGACGAAAATGctcacaaatggggagaagtggaTGAAGATgctcacaaaatggggagagtgGGCGAAGAAGGcgcacacaaaatggggagaagtggaCGAAGGAGATGCGCACAAAATGAGCTccaccgttttttttttttttttttttttttttcccccattggTCATTTCtacctgacttgttcaggcgaaaaaagggTTGCCATCGTTGGGGGGCAGAACAggacagttttttttttctttttttttccttttttttttctttttttttgctttttttttcttttcctctgcGCCACGTTCGCAAGGTGCGATCTGCGCAAGACGCACATGTGGAAACGTTGTTCGCTTTCGAAGTGCGTTTCGAACATGTGGTCTTCCTTTTAAAGTGTGTTGTTTTGCCCTTCACGAGGGGCTGCCAACGCTGCGGCTAAGCAGTTCATGCACAGTtggatttcccccccattgaagcgccccccctttgcgcaaAGGCGAAAGTGTACAACGATGTGCTACGTAACGTTTCCctgcatcctttttttttttttttttttttttttatgtttaatcTTTCGATAACAACTTAAGCAAGTTAGcgaaaaattactttttcaCCGTCGTGCTGATGAACTTTTTACCTTTCCAAGTAACACATGGGGCGAAGTGGGGGGCCTGCCTGTTCAATTAAAAATGCGCCCTCCAGGAGTGTGCATACGGTTGTGTGGGAGGCACAATAATTGGCGCTGCTTCGTGGATGAGTCCGCTGAAGGggtgctttttatttttttatttttttttgggcccGATTTTCCATCTTTCGATGGGCacttttgcccatttttgctacgTACTGCTGGTAAAATACAAGGggcgttttattttactctCCTTTATATGTCCTTGCCGATGCGAAGTAAAGCCCGCAGAGGGAGTCCCCCCCACACGTGTAGAGGGCGCGACCTGCCGACGCGATGTATTTCTTCTCTCtcacaggaaaaaaaaaaaaaaaaaaaaaaaaagtacaccaATACACTGTGCTACATTTGGTACAACAGGAAGCATAAAGGTTGCATGTGATGTTTGCAGAAGGGCACTCCGAAggaccatatttttttttttttttttttttgttagcTCTTCTTTCCCTCTTGTGGAAGTAGCAAACGTCGCGGCGACTTCGCAAGTGAATTGTTTTTCATGCCAAGTGGAAGTGTAATATGAGGCGGAGTTAATGCCCACCAGTTaatgccaaaaaaggggaatcaTCCAACGGGAGTGCAAACAAGTCGACCGTTATTAAACGTACAGACCTGGATGGCggcataattttttgctgctttggTTTCTCCCAgtttgccacttttttttttcttttctttttttgcgccgcTTTGCCCTCGCCAGTGAGGTGAAGGAAGCGCTACAAAGGGGATACCTCCGTAGGGAACACCTCCACAGGGAATAC
Above is a window of Plasmodium vivax chromosome 8, whole genome shotgun sequence DNA encoding:
- a CDS encoding hypothetical protein, conserved (encoded by transcript PVX_119535A) — protein: MNKGKTLDDCLTASSSDDRYNYQDSSDMNKYYFDGCIKKEGFVYKIEASNLNARNMCPGLAPDRDDYHPNEEEENSSNVIDLDDEVLIGNFPFGCLREVAQGSMNNLENGNSRVIITERNLMITRKDTDLTGHNARIGGKQSSHLYSEIVKPDAAGSEHSAEEGDETEEKGEAGRVIFPPSFDATNGAHDDMDEVGRAKRSTSSGKKKRGNNRAKKKKESEEGRGKNLRSMFGFFASAEPAVSNSSRSCRGKVSDASSEFLSVISGVKSNA